One part of the Treponema peruense genome encodes these proteins:
- a CDS encoding alpha-L-arabinofuranosidase C-terminal domain-containing protein, with protein MKITRKTAACTILAAGLAATAIAQGASLTADFSKKTSVSDNLYGIFYEDINYAADGGLYGEMVQNRSFEFRKSNRSPTETWKDVNISGASSKSRLRAAKTAPLNENNQVYATLTVKQAGDGMANKGYGGMPFEAGKKYPGSLYLRSPDGTIKSVTITAGGSGKNAKKAKVSIEGITTEWKKFEFTIIPEETVQNGELAVCADTVGKLDADFISLFRADIYRNEPNGFRKDLAEKLEALKPAFVRFPGGCIVHGLNLENRYEWKDTVGPVEQRKEKLNFWGYQQSYGIGFYEYFRFCEDIGAEPLPVLSVGMAHNGEISPASDYQKYAQDALDMIEWATGPATSKWGKIRAEAGHPQPFKLNYLGIGNEDCGQDYFARFKYIAEAVKEKYPHIKTIISSGYTYNDVNFHNTWSQVRAWEKGKKTAGICDLVDEHYYNESAWFLTNGKRYDNLDFYPRGEGQPKVFIGEYASWVDGRRNNLYAALTEAAYMTSIERNGDIVEISSYAPLFAKEGSTQWVPDMIWFNNSESYQTPDYYVQQLFSTNKSDNTVSYSLTQPKTAQKKNAIGGTVGLGTWSTTAQFKDIKVTDEDSKEVLYDSNAKSSKITDFRQETGAWSKSGPVIVQSSADINVRAVLNNEAQTEGIQNYTYELKAQKTGGAEGFLIMFGVKGKKLYWWNMGGWGNTQSCIEKGTADGRTIIGDAKPLNLVNGKWYDIKIEVKGDSYSCYLDGQLIHSYTDAMNFDPLYAHIGDTKDGKVIIKLVNVSGSDQNVDISLKNAPALETSAKATILCGKPEDENSFANPKKVSPVTETITGISDSFTYKTKANSVTVLKLKTK; from the coding sequence ATGAAAATAACCAGAAAAACAGCCGCGTGCACAATTCTGGCTGCAGGCCTTGCGGCAACAGCTATTGCACAAGGCGCTTCACTTACCGCAGATTTTTCAAAAAAGACGAGCGTAAGTGACAATCTTTACGGAATCTTCTATGAAGACATAAACTACGCAGCAGACGGCGGACTCTACGGCGAAATGGTGCAGAACCGTTCGTTCGAATTCAGAAAGTCAAACCGCTCGCCTACAGAAACCTGGAAAGACGTAAACATAAGCGGTGCAAGCTCAAAAAGCCGCCTGCGTGCTGCAAAAACCGCACCGCTCAACGAAAACAACCAGGTCTACGCAACACTTACCGTAAAACAAGCCGGTGACGGAATGGCCAACAAAGGCTACGGCGGAATGCCTTTCGAAGCAGGAAAGAAGTATCCCGGTTCACTTTACCTGCGTTCCCCCGACGGAACAATCAAATCTGTTACAATAACAGCCGGAGGTTCAGGCAAAAACGCAAAAAAAGCAAAAGTTTCTATAGAAGGAATCACAACTGAATGGAAAAAATTTGAATTCACGATTATTCCTGAAGAAACAGTACAGAACGGTGAACTTGCAGTTTGTGCAGACACTGTGGGCAAACTTGACGCAGACTTTATTTCACTGTTCCGTGCAGACATTTACAGAAACGAACCCAACGGATTCAGAAAAGATCTTGCAGAAAAGCTCGAAGCCTTAAAGCCTGCTTTTGTAAGATTCCCCGGCGGATGTATTGTACACGGACTCAACCTCGAAAACCGCTATGAATGGAAAGACACTGTAGGACCTGTAGAACAGCGCAAAGAAAAGCTCAACTTCTGGGGCTACCAGCAGTCTTACGGAATAGGATTCTACGAGTACTTTAGGTTCTGCGAAGATATAGGAGCCGAGCCGCTTCCTGTTTTAAGCGTAGGAATGGCACACAACGGCGAAATATCCCCTGCATCAGACTACCAGAAATATGCACAGGATGCGCTTGACATGATTGAATGGGCAACAGGTCCCGCAACAAGCAAATGGGGAAAAATCCGCGCAGAAGCAGGACACCCGCAGCCGTTTAAACTTAATTATCTTGGAATAGGAAACGAAGACTGCGGACAGGACTACTTTGCACGCTTCAAGTACATTGCAGAAGCCGTAAAGGAAAAGTATCCGCATATCAAGACAATCATTTCTTCGGGCTACACCTACAACGACGTAAATTTCCACAACACATGGAGCCAGGTACGCGCATGGGAAAAAGGCAAAAAGACAGCCGGAATATGCGACCTTGTAGACGAACACTACTATAACGAATCTGCATGGTTCCTTACAAATGGTAAACGCTATGACAATCTGGACTTTTACCCGCGCGGTGAAGGACAGCCCAAAGTCTTTATAGGCGAATATGCATCATGGGTAGACGGAAGACGCAACAACCTTTACGCAGCCCTTACCGAGGCAGCCTACATGACATCAATCGAACGCAACGGTGACATAGTAGAAATTTCTTCCTACGCACCGCTTTTTGCAAAGGAAGGTTCAACACAGTGGGTTCCAGATATGATATGGTTCAACAACAGTGAATCATACCAGACACCGGACTATTATGTTCAGCAGCTTTTCTCTACAAACAAAAGCGACAATACCGTAAGTTACAGTCTTACACAGCCAAAAACAGCGCAGAAAAAGAATGCCATAGGCGGAACAGTAGGTCTTGGAACCTGGTCAACAACAGCCCAGTTCAAGGACATAAAGGTAACCGACGAAGACAGCAAAGAAGTACTCTATGATTCAAACGCAAAGTCTTCAAAAATTACCGACTTCAGGCAGGAAACAGGAGCCTGGTCAAAGAGCGGCCCGGTAATTGTACAGTCTTCTGCAGACATAAACGTACGAGCAGTTCTGAACAACGAAGCACAGACAGAAGGAATACAGAATTACACTTACGAACTCAAAGCCCAGAAAACAGGCGGTGCAGAAGGATTTTTGATTATGTTCGGAGTAAAGGGCAAAAAGCTTTACTGGTGGAACATGGGCGGCTGGGGAAACACACAGTCATGCATAGAAAAAGGAACGGCAGACGGCCGCACAATAATTGGTGACGCAAAGCCCCTTAACCTCGTAAATGGAAAATGGTATGACATAAAGATAGAAGTAAAGGGCGACTCCTACAGCTGCTATCTTGACGGACAGCTCATCCATTCCTATACCGACGCAATGAACTTTGACCCGCTTTATGCCCACATCGGTGACACAAAAGACGGAAAAGTAATCATTAAGCTCGTAAATGTTTCGGGAAGCGACCAGAACGTAGACATAAGCCTTAAAAATGCCCCGGCACTTGAGACTTCAGCAAAGGCAACAATTCTCTGCGGAAAACCCGAAGACGAAAACTCTTTTGCAAATCCAAAGAAAGTTTCGCCCGTAACAGAGACTATAACAGGAATTTCTGATTCATTTACGTACAAAACAAAGGCAAATTCGGTTACGGTGCTTAAGTTAAAAACAAAATAA
- a CDS encoding bacterial Ig-like domain-containing protein, translating into MKKTMFILGVIAAIAAAAMTGCQLELNNTEDRASVGGYAVKSIEISGGTKSFVIGNTFTKGDLKVIAHSYNPAEDAAGVEVTDYTVSIAEGRKFDKIGTKEVVVTYKGFTAKYSVEVTNAVKSIAVNPSSAKTKFYALKGEVFGFESNGLIVTATYSDNTSKEISEYKIDISALNSVTASGKYAVTVKYSDTITTSYYVDVTVVTDAGWTGSATSAAWWTDMGGASDAKVEAGAVVSSKFTVNSATTSNWCQLPCVVLRSENGAGTEYVVVRGDNFGWGGSYEGCELSSDWNFDEFCSWTNGATCTVSVINWGNGTAEVRYDLEKGGTTHFQYYKNIAVNADVFFRLKGDAGTSITFAE; encoded by the coding sequence ATGAAGAAGACGATGTTCATTTTAGGAGTCATTGCTGCAATTGCTGCCGCGGCCATGACAGGATGTCAGCTTGAGCTGAACAATACAGAAGACCGTGCAAGTGTTGGCGGATACGCGGTAAAGTCAATAGAAATAAGCGGCGGAACAAAATCGTTTGTTATTGGCAATACTTTTACAAAGGGCGACCTTAAGGTTATTGCACACAGCTATAACCCCGCAGAAGATGCAGCCGGAGTCGAAGTTACTGACTATACAGTTTCTATAGCAGAAGGAAGAAAGTTTGACAAAATCGGAACAAAGGAAGTTGTTGTAACATACAAGGGCTTTACAGCCAAATATTCTGTAGAAGTTACAAATGCAGTTAAATCAATCGCTGTAAACCCAAGTTCTGCAAAGACAAAGTTCTACGCATTGAAAGGAGAGGTGTTTGGTTTTGAAAGCAACGGACTTATAGTTACTGCAACATATTCAGACAATACATCTAAAGAAATAAGTGAATATAAAATAGATATATCTGCACTCAACTCTGTAACCGCAAGCGGAAAATATGCTGTCACAGTAAAATACAGCGATACAATCACCACAAGTTATTATGTTGATGTAACAGTAGTAACAGACGCCGGCTGGACAGGAAGTGCAACTTCTGCAGCATGGTGGACAGACATGGGGGGGGCATCTGATGCAAAGGTCGAAGCCGGTGCAGTTGTTTCTTCAAAGTTTACTGTTAATTCTGCAACAACAAGTAACTGGTGTCAGTTACCGTGTGTTGTACTTCGTTCTGAAAACGGTGCCGGAACAGAATATGTTGTAGTCCGTGGTGATAATTTTGGATGGGGCGGAAGTTATGAGGGGTGCGAACTCTCTTCTGACTGGAACTTTGATGAGTTTTGTTCATGGACAAACGGTGCTACATGTACAGTATCTGTAATCAACTGGGGTAACGGCACAGCAGAAGTACGCTATGACCTCGAAAAAGGCGGTACAACACACTTCCAGTACTACAAGAATATTGCGGTGAACGCAGATGTATTCTTCAGACTCAAGGGTGACGCAGGAACAAGCATTACATTTGCAGAATAA
- a CDS encoding desulfoferrodoxin, translating into MEKVVFYRCIHCGNIVEMVNSSGVNVVCCGENMTALVPNTTDASTEKHVPVVEVKDGTVSVKVGSAEHPMTEEHYIQWICLVTDKGVYRRNLKPLSKPEVQFALKDEKPLEVYAYCNLHGLWKADC; encoded by the coding sequence ATGGAAAAAGTTGTTTTTTATCGCTGTATTCATTGCGGTAATATTGTAGAAATGGTTAATTCTTCCGGCGTCAATGTTGTATGCTGCGGGGAAAATATGACTGCCCTTGTTCCCAATACAACGGATGCCAGTACAGAAAAACATGTTCCCGTTGTAGAAGTAAAGGACGGTACTGTCAGTGTAAAAGTCGGTTCCGCCGAGCACCCCATGACAGAAGAACATTATATCCAGTGGATTTGCCTTGTTACAGACAAAGGTGTCTACCGCCGCAACTTAAAGCCGCTTTCAAAACCTGAAGTTCAATTTGCACTTAAAGACGAAAAGCCACTCGAAGTTTACGCTTACTGCAATCTTCACGGTTTGTGGAAAGCAGATTGCTGA
- a CDS encoding transaldolase — translation MTFKQLKVAVYADGADKDAMIAEYKKGYVTGFTTNPSLMKKAGVTDYVTFAKEVCAAIPDLPLSFEVFGDDFETMEKEAKVISALGKNVFVKIPIMLTDGTSTAPLIKKLSEQGIQLNVTAIFTIAQVRAAVHAFKAGTKNIVSVFAGRLADSGIDPIPVMKKTSKICRSKPGTMSLWASTRELYNLVEADECKCDIITVPNSVLAKIPGMGTTPMAGSKNTVLTFAKDIKDLGFSILK, via the coding sequence ATGACTTTTAAACAGTTGAAGGTTGCTGTTTATGCAGACGGTGCAGACAAGGATGCGATGATCGCAGAATACAAGAAAGGCTATGTAACGGGATTTACAACAAACCCAAGCCTTATGAAGAAAGCAGGAGTTACTGACTATGTTACTTTTGCAAAGGAAGTTTGCGCTGCAATTCCTGATCTTCCCCTTAGCTTTGAAGTTTTTGGTGATGACTTTGAAACAATGGAAAAGGAAGCAAAGGTTATAAGCGCTCTCGGAAAGAACGTATTTGTAAAGATTCCAATTATGCTTACAGACGGAACTTCTACTGCCCCGCTTATCAAAAAGCTTTCTGAGCAGGGAATCCAGCTTAACGTAACTGCCATTTTCACTATTGCACAGGTTCGTGCAGCCGTTCACGCTTTCAAGGCCGGAACAAAGAACATCGTTTCTGTATTTGCAGGACGCCTTGCAGACTCAGGAATTGATCCTATTCCTGTTATGAAAAAGACTTCAAAAATCTGCCGCTCAAAGCCGGGAACAATGAGCCTCTGGGCTTCTACACGCGAACTCTACAACCTGGTAGAAGCAGACGAATGCAAGTGTGACATCATCACTGTACCCAACAGCGTTCTTGCAAAGATTCCTGGAATGGGAACAACACCAATGGCCGGTTCAAAGAACACAGTTCTTACATTCGCAAAAGACATCAAGGATCTGGGATTCAGCATTCTTAAATAA
- the era gene encoding GTPase Era → MDTLTTTENEDYEIPKAGPKTAMVSIIGRPSAGKSTFLNTASGETISIVSEIPQTTRNAIKGIVNTSLGQLVFIDTPGLHISDKKLNLKLTKIASDQIKDSDAILYILDSTREHGEEEQLIAKMASPFSDKLVIAINKTEDPKSNAAKSHEFIEDFFPDFPKNRVIEISAKDDVNVNDVLKALYDLAPEAPHLYPEEFYTDQEVDFRISEIIRGNAINRLKEEIPHAIYVTVDHMEMAKENLLKVRAAIYVERDSQKGIVIGKGASMIKDIRVASMKECRKIFPYKVDIDLQVKVDKNWRQKDKILNKILR, encoded by the coding sequence ATGGATACACTAACCACAACAGAAAACGAAGATTACGAAATTCCGAAGGCAGGCCCCAAAACAGCAATGGTTTCTATCATTGGGCGGCCGTCTGCAGGAAAATCCACTTTTCTGAACACGGCCAGCGGTGAGACAATAAGCATTGTTTCAGAAATTCCGCAGACAACAAGAAACGCAATCAAAGGAATAGTAAACACTTCTTTGGGTCAGCTTGTCTTCATTGATACACCCGGACTTCACATAAGCGACAAAAAGCTGAACCTTAAGCTTACAAAAATTGCTTCTGACCAGATAAAGGACAGTGACGCTATTCTTTACATTCTTGATTCAACACGAGAACACGGTGAAGAAGAACAGCTTATTGCAAAAATGGCTTCCCCTTTTTCTGACAAACTGGTTATTGCAATAAACAAAACAGAAGATCCCAAGTCTAATGCAGCAAAATCACATGAATTTATAGAAGATTTTTTTCCAGATTTTCCAAAGAACCGTGTTATTGAAATAAGTGCAAAAGATGATGTAAATGTAAACGATGTTCTCAAGGCCCTTTACGACCTGGCCCCCGAAGCACCACATCTTTATCCCGAAGAATTTTACACTGACCAGGAAGTTGACTTCAGGATTTCAGAAATTATACGTGGAAACGCAATCAACAGGCTCAAGGAAGAAATTCCGCATGCAATTTACGTTACCGTTGACCACATGGAAATGGCAAAGGAAAACCTTCTTAAAGTAAGGGCCGCAATCTATGTTGAACGTGACAGCCAGAAAGGAATTGTCATAGGCAAAGGCGCTTCAATGATCAAAGACATACGCGTGGCGTCAATGAAAGAATGCCGCAAGATTTTCCCGTACAAGGTAGACATTGATCTTCAGGTAAAAGTAGACAAAAACTGGCGGCAGAAAGACAAGATTCTTAACAAAATCCTGCGCTAG
- the glgX gene encoding glycogen debranching protein GlgX codes for MELIQTLPGNPMPLGASVVNGGVNFAVFSRNATRVILEFFKNSEDCEPYAQIEFDPEVNRTGDVWHVFVPGIKPGDLYLYHVDGPFEPSAGHRFNVKQLLFDPYAKALTPVSLFHNLPPVYRTPVDKTDVELAESHYHFQFPKCVVVNDSDFDWQGDKPLNIPLSESIIYETHVKGFTAGKNANVSNPGTYAGFIEKIPYLKSLGITSVEFLPIYEFDEYENTNVNPRTGERMKNYWGYSTIDFFAPKAGYSADKTPGGCVREFKTLVREMHKAGLEVILDVVFNHTAEGNEHGITLNFRGFENSVYYTLVGSHKEYYMNFSGCGNTMNCNHPVVEAYILDCLRYWVLQYHIDGFRFDLASILGRGPDGTIMQYPPLLNAISEDPVLHSTKIIAEPWDAGGAYQLGGFPGGRWAEWNDRFRDDIRRFWRGDEYVSTSAATRISGSSDLFALSGRKPWHSLNYITCHDGFTMNDLVSYNGKHNEQNGEGNRDGTDSNWSYNHGYEGPTANPHIEKLRSKQMRNFILTLLISQGTPMLLGGDEFRRGQQGNNNAYCQDNDISWFDWTNVNLNDRLITFTKRAIALRKAHAVFRRKDFFHGDKAGASPDIQWYNIDGSNPDWNKLSRFLAFRLGGSYCINDDGTPDNDFYIAANTDRQDAMVTVPTLTDGKRWYRVADTSIDADDAIVLTDKAEKLRAQERYIVPAGSLIILIAK; via the coding sequence ATGGAATTAATACAGACTTTACCCGGAAACCCTATGCCTCTAGGAGCTTCAGTCGTTAACGGGGGTGTTAATTTTGCAGTTTTCAGCAGAAATGCCACAAGAGTAATTCTTGAGTTCTTTAAAAATTCAGAAGACTGTGAGCCATATGCCCAAATTGAATTTGACCCTGAGGTAAACAGAACCGGCGATGTATGGCATGTTTTTGTACCCGGAATAAAACCTGGCGATCTTTATCTGTATCACGTTGACGGTCCTTTTGAACCTTCTGCCGGTCACCGCTTTAATGTAAAGCAGCTTCTTTTTGATCCCTATGCAAAGGCACTTACGCCTGTATCTTTGTTTCATAATCTTCCGCCGGTGTACAGAACGCCTGTAGACAAAACCGACGTTGAACTTGCAGAAAGCCATTATCATTTTCAGTTCCCCAAGTGTGTTGTGGTCAACGATTCTGACTTTGACTGGCAGGGGGATAAGCCGCTTAATATTCCGCTTTCAGAAAGCATAATTTACGAAACACATGTAAAAGGTTTTACAGCCGGCAAAAACGCAAATGTTTCTAACCCTGGAACATACGCCGGTTTTATAGAAAAGATTCCTTATTTAAAGAGTCTGGGCATTACATCTGTTGAATTTCTTCCTATTTATGAGTTCGATGAGTACGAGAATACAAACGTTAATCCCCGTACCGGCGAACGCATGAAAAATTACTGGGGTTACAGCACAATAGATTTTTTTGCACCCAAAGCAGGCTATTCCGCAGACAAGACACCGGGCGGTTGTGTACGCGAATTCAAAACACTTGTACGCGAAATGCACAAAGCAGGCCTTGAAGTTATTCTTGACGTTGTATTCAACCACACGGCAGAAGGCAATGAACATGGCATTACGCTCAACTTCCGCGGTTTTGAAAACAGCGTATACTATACCCTTGTAGGAAGCCATAAAGAATATTACATGAACTTCAGCGGCTGCGGAAACACAATGAACTGCAATCATCCTGTAGTAGAAGCATATATCCTTGACTGCTTAAGATACTGGGTTCTTCAGTATCATATTGACGGTTTTAGATTTGATCTTGCAAGTATACTCGGCCGCGGTCCTGACGGAACAATCATGCAGTATCCGCCGCTTTTGAATGCAATTTCAGAAGATCCGGTGCTTCATTCCACAAAAATCATTGCAGAACCGTGGGATGCAGGCGGTGCTTACCAGCTGGGTGGCTTTCCCGGAGGACGCTGGGCTGAATGGAATGACCGCTTCCGTGACGACATAAGGCGTTTCTGGCGTGGCGACGAATATGTTTCTACATCAGCAGCAACAAGAATAAGCGGTTCGAGCGACCTTTTTGCACTTTCGGGAAGAAAACCGTGGCACAGTCTCAACTACATAACATGCCATGACGGCTTTACTATGAATGATCTTGTAAGCTATAACGGCAAGCACAATGAGCAGAACGGTGAAGGAAACCGCGACGGTACTGACAGCAACTGGAGCTACAATCACGGTTACGAAGGTCCTACGGCAAATCCGCATATAGAAAAGCTGCGTTCAAAACAGATGCGCAATTTTATACTTACGCTTCTTATTTCGCAGGGAACACCAATGCTTCTGGGGGGCGATGAATTCCGCCGTGGACAGCAGGGAAACAACAATGCGTACTGTCAGGACAATGATATAAGTTGGTTTGACTGGACTAACGTAAATCTAAATGATAGGCTTATCACATTTACAAAAAGAGCCATTGCTTTAAGAAAAGCGCATGCCGTATTCCGCAGAAAGGATTTCTTTCACGGAGACAAAGCTGGTGCTTCTCCCGATATCCAGTGGTACAACATAGACGGAAGCAATCCTGACTGGAACAAGCTGTCAAGGTTCCTTGCATTCCGGCTGGGCGGTTCCTATTGCATTAATGACGACGGAACACCCGACAATGATTTTTATATTGCCGCCAATACAGACAGGCAGGACGCTATGGTTACAGTACCGACACTTACCGACGGTAAACGCTGGTACCGCGTAGCCGACACTTCCATAGATGCCGATGATGCAATTGTTTTGACGGACAAGGCAGAAAAGTTACGGGCTCAGGAGCGCTATATTGTTCCTGCCGGCTCATTAATTATTTTGATTGCTAAATAA
- a CDS encoding glycogen/starch/alpha-glucan phosphorylase, which produces MTFDAEQFKANLTARLRRQYGKDISQANKHDLFDAVSASALEIIMPNWMETRREYEAKPTKQLYYLSAEFLMGRALSNNLINSGIMEQVKDVLKGMNINYDMIEDEEPDAGLGNGGLGRLAACFLDSIATLQYPGHGYGIRYEYGMFEQHIENGYQVEYPDNWLKHRDPWEVKRSDLSVTVKFGGQIKYGKTPDGQDRFYIENAEEVTATPYDMPVVGYGCNTVNTLRLWQASSPNGFDLQLFNDMQYHRAVERQNDAEDISRVLYPNDSGPSGKELRLRQQYFFTSASLQDLIHHFVNTVGTDFSKFPQYHVIQLNDTHPVVAIPELMRILMDEYNVGWDDAWSIVQKTFAYTNHTILAEALEKWPIDIFQRLLPRIYQIVEEINRRFMIELRQKFPEDYDKQNHMSIIHDGKIYMAWLAIHASFSVNGVAELHTKLLKEQELKNWNAIYPQKFNNKTNGVTQRRWLLSSNPELAEFITARIGHGWETDLSKLKGLEKFVDDEKSIDELIAIKLHNKERLADCLKHTQNEFLDPESIFDTQVKRLHEYKRQLLNVLHIMYLYNRIVEDPSYNPPARTFIFGAKSASGYRRAKQIIKLINTVAERVNNDRRVGGKLRVVFVENYRVSMAEKIIPASDVSEQISTAGYEASGTSNMKFMMNGALTLGTLDGANIEIVNEAGEDNAFIFGLTADEIIKINSEHSYNPQKYLDRSPALAKVVNQLVDGTYDPTGQQFKELYDSLVYGIEGQRPDVYYVLADFDSYVQAQEKVAAEYTDRKSWARKTLINIANSGKFSSDRTIEDYVRDIWHLKKVVVK; this is translated from the coding sequence ATGACTTTTGATGCAGAACAGTTTAAGGCGAATCTTACCGCACGTCTTCGCAGACAGTATGGTAAAGACATTTCCCAGGCAAACAAGCACGATCTCTTTGATGCAGTAAGTGCAAGTGCGCTTGAGATTATTATGCCGAACTGGATGGAAACACGCAGGGAATACGAAGCAAAGCCTACAAAGCAGCTTTATTACCTTAGTGCTGAATTCCTCATGGGTCGTGCTCTCAGCAACAATCTTATCAATTCCGGAATTATGGAGCAGGTAAAGGACGTTCTTAAGGGCATGAACATCAACTACGACATGATCGAGGACGAAGAGCCCGATGCAGGTCTTGGTAACGGTGGTCTCGGACGCCTGGCAGCGTGCTTCCTGGATTCTATCGCTACATTGCAGTACCCCGGTCATGGATACGGAATTCGCTATGAGTACGGAATGTTTGAGCAGCATATCGAAAACGGATATCAGGTTGAATACCCCGACAACTGGCTTAAGCACCGCGATCCGTGGGAAGTAAAACGTTCAGACCTTTCTGTTACCGTAAAATTCGGCGGACAGATCAAGTACGGAAAGACTCCGGACGGTCAGGACCGTTTCTATATCGAAAATGCAGAGGAAGTTACAGCAACTCCTTATGATATGCCTGTTGTAGGATATGGATGCAATACTGTAAATACTCTTCGCCTGTGGCAGGCAAGCAGTCCCAACGGTTTTGACCTTCAGCTCTTCAACGACATGCAGTACCACCGTGCTGTAGAAAGACAGAATGATGCAGAAGACATAAGCCGCGTTCTTTACCCGAACGATTCAGGTCCCAGCGGAAAGGAACTTCGCCTTCGCCAGCAGTATTTCTTTACTTCAGCATCTCTGCAGGATCTTATACATCACTTTGTAAATACAGTCGGAACAGATTTCTCTAAGTTCCCGCAGTATCACGTGATTCAGCTTAACGATACACACCCTGTAGTAGCAATCCCCGAACTTATGCGCATTCTTATGGATGAGTACAATGTAGGCTGGGATGATGCTTGGAGTATCGTTCAGAAGACATTTGCTTACACAAACCACACAATTCTTGCCGAAGCCCTCGAAAAGTGGCCTATTGACATCTTCCAGAGGCTTCTTCCGAGAATCTACCAGATTGTAGAAGAAATCAACCGTCGCTTTATGATTGAACTGCGCCAGAAGTTCCCCGAGGACTATGACAAGCAGAATCACATGTCAATAATCCATGATGGAAAAATCTACATGGCATGGCTTGCAATCCACGCTTCATTCAGCGTAAACGGTGTTGCAGAACTTCACACAAAGCTTCTCAAAGAGCAGGAACTCAAGAACTGGAATGCCATTTACCCGCAGAAGTTTAATAACAAGACAAACGGTGTTACACAGCGCCGCTGGCTTTTGAGCTCCAACCCTGAACTTGCTGAATTCATTACTGCAAGAATTGGACACGGTTGGGAAACAGACTTGAGCAAGCTTAAGGGACTCGAAAAGTTTGTTGATGACGAAAAGTCAATTGACGAACTTATTGCAATCAAGCTTCACAACAAAGAGCGCCTTGCAGACTGCCTCAAGCACACACAGAATGAATTCCTTGACCCTGAAAGCATTTTTGACACCCAGGTAAAGCGTCTTCATGAGTACAAGAGACAGCTTCTCAACGTTCTTCACATTATGTATCTTTACAACAGAATTGTTGAAGATCCTTCTTACAATCCGCCGGCACGCACATTTATCTTCGGAGCAAAGTCTGCTTCCGGATACCGCCGTGCAAAGCAGATTATCAAGCTTATCAATACTGTTGCTGAGCGCGTAAACAACGACCGCCGCGTTGGAGGAAAACTCCGCGTTGTATTCGTAGAAAACTACCGCGTTTCAATGGCAGAAAAGATTATTCCTGCCAGCGATGTTTCAGAGCAGATTTCTACTGCAGGATACGAAGCTTCAGGTACTTCAAACATGAAGTTTATGATGAACGGTGCCCTTACTTTGGGAACTCTTGACGGAGCAAATATCGAGATTGTAAACGAAGCGGGTGAAGACAACGCATTTATCTTTGGTCTTACAGCAGATGAGATCATCAAGATTAACAGCGAACATTCTTACAATCCGCAGAAGTATCTTGACCGCAGCCCGGCTCTTGCCAAAGTTGTAAACCAGCTTGTTGACGGAACATACGATCCTACAGGACAGCAGTTCAAGGAACTTTATGACTCTTTGGTTTACGGAATTGAAGGTCAGCGTCCTGACGTTTATTATGTTCTTGCAGACTTTGATTCTTATGTTCAGGCTCAGGAAAAAGTTGCAGCCGAATATACAGACAGAAAATCATGGGCAAGAAAGACACTTATTAATATTGCCAACAGCGGAAAATTCTCAAGTGACCGCACTATTGAGGATTATGTACGCGACATCTGGCACCTTAAAAAGGTTGTAGTAAAATAA